DNA from Saliniramus fredricksonii:
GCCGGCCTCGAGCCGGTCCGCATTCATGGCCAGACACATGGAGCAGCCCGGCTCGCGCCATTCGAAACCGGCCTCGAGGAAGATCTTGTCGAGACCTTCCGCTTCGGCCTGCAGCTTCACCAGCCCCGAGCCCGGCACCACCATGGCCTGGACGTGGTCGGCGACCTTCTGGCCCGCGACGATGGCGGCGGCGGCGCGCAGATCCTCGATCCGGGCATTGGTGCACGAGCCGATGAAGACGCGGTCGAGCCTGATGTCGGTGATCTTCGTGCCCGGCTTCAGATCCATGTATTCGAGCGCACGCCATTTCGAGCGGCGCTTGTTCTCGTCCGGAATAGCGTCGGGATCGGGCACTTCGCCGGTGACGGAAATGACGTCCTCCGGGCTCGTCCCCCAGCTCACGATCGGCGGCAGATTGGCCGCATCGAGGCGGATTTCCTTGTCGAACACGGCGCCGTCATCGGTCTTGAGGCTCTCCCAATAGGCGACCGCACGATCCCAGGCCTCGCCCTTGGGCGCCTTGGGGCGATCCTTGAGATAGGCGTAGGTCTTCTCGTCGGGTGCGATCAGCCCGGCGCGGGCGCCGCCCTCGATCGACATGTTGCAGATCGTCATCCGGCCCTCGATCGAGAGCTCACGGATGGCCTCGCCGGCATATTCGATGACGTGGCCGGTGCCGCCGGCAGTGCCGATCTCGCCGATGATGGCGAGGATGATGTCCTTCGCGCCCACGCCCTTCGGCAACTTGCCGTCGACGATGACGCGCATGTTCTTCGCCTTGCTCTGGATCAGCGTCTGGGTGGCGAGAACATGCTCGACCTCCGAGGTGCCGATGCCCTGGGCGAGCGCACCGAAGGCGCCGTGGGTCGAAGTGTGGCTGTCGCCGCAAACGATGGTGGTGCCGGGCAGGGTGAAGCCCTGTTCGGGGCCGACCACATGCACGATGCCCTGGCGCGCATCGCGCTCGTCGTAATATTCGAGGCCGAAATCAGCCGCGTTCTGCGCCAGCGTCTCGACCTGGATGCGGCTTTCCGGATCGGCGATGCCGACGGAGCGGTCCGTGGTGGGGACGTTGTGATCGACGACGGCCAGCGTGCGCATCGGCGCGCGGACCTTGCGCCCGGCATTGCGGAGCCCCTCGAAGGCCTGCGGGCTGGTGACCTCGTGCACGAGATGGCGGTCGATATAGATGAGGCAGGTCCCGTCGGGCTGGGTCTCGACGACGTGATCGTCCCAGATCTTGTCGTACATGGTGCGGGGCTTCGTCATCCTCGGTCTCTCCTCGTCCTGCCGACGGCGGCTTCGAAACGGCCCGGCGCCGACATAAAAATCCATCGTCATCCTTGTAGTCGCTCATTCTCACGCCGATCAAGGGCGAAAGCATGGCGCGCATGCGCAGGAAGGCGCGCAGCGAAGCCGATATGAGACACAAGACGAAAAACGGCGCGGCCTCGCTCGAAGCCGCGCCGGAAATCGCTGCAGGCGGGATACGCCTTATTCGGCCGCGGGCGTGCTGTCAGCGGCGGCGGCGGCAGCAGCCTTCTCGGCGGCGATGCGATCCTTGCGCGAGACGCGGTTGCGGTCGACACGCTCGGCGATACGCGCTGACTTGCCGCGACGGTCGCGCAGGTAATACAGCTTCGCGCGGCGGACCTTGCCGCGACGCACCAGCTTGATCGACTCGATCAGCGGCGAATACAGCGGGAAGACGCGCTCGACGCCCTCGCCGTAGGAAATCTTGCGGACGGTGAAGCTCTGGTTGAGCCCGCCGCCATTGCGCGCGATGCAGACGCCCTCATAGGCCTGCACGCGGGTGCGCTCGCCTTCACGGACGCGCACATTGACGATGACCGTATCGCCGGCGTCGAAATCGGGAAATTCCTTGCCGAGCTTTTCGATCTGCTCCTTGTCGAGCTGTTCGATGATGTTCATGGCGCTTTTTGCTCCAGCCGTTGCATGGCCGCGACGATCACGGCATACGGGATTTCGGCATCCTGTTTTCAGTTGAGAGCCGGGCCATAACCCAATCTGCGCCGGTTGTCGAGCACAATCGACGTTCGAGGATCGCCGGGCGAAAAGTCGCCGCGCCCGTCAACTTGCCTGCGCCGGTCCTGCGGGGCAAGCTCGCGCCGGATAGGTTCACCGCAGATGCATCAAAAGAGTCTTCTCAACCATCATGATCCGCCCCGTCCTCATCGCCCTCACCGCCGGCATCGTTCTGACCGCGCTGCTCTTTGCGATCTTCCTCTGGCTCGGCCCGCTCTTCTTCCTCGACGGGCGGCGGCCCTTCCAGATCAACTTTACCGTGGGCGCGCTTGCCGGGCTCGTCATCGGGATCGTGCTCGCGCGCTGGCGCGTGACGGTGGCGATCGGAGGATTGCGGGCGGCGGCGCTCGTGGCGATCCCCGGCATGCTGGTGATGGCGGCGGTGGGCTCGCATTTCCAGGTCTTCTTTCCCGCCCTCGATCCGGCTCTCGACAAAGTCTTCGGCTCG
Protein-coding regions in this window:
- the rplS gene encoding 50S ribosomal protein L19; translation: MNIIEQLDKEQIEKLGKEFPDFDAGDTVIVNVRVREGERTRVQAYEGVCIARNGGGLNQSFTVRKISYGEGVERVFPLYSPLIESIKLVRRGKVRRAKLYYLRDRRGKSARIAERVDRNRVSRKDRIAAEKAAAAAAADSTPAAE
- the leuC gene encoding 3-isopropylmalate dehydratase large subunit, whose protein sequence is MTKPRTMYDKIWDDHVVETQPDGTCLIYIDRHLVHEVTSPQAFEGLRNAGRKVRAPMRTLAVVDHNVPTTDRSVGIADPESRIQVETLAQNAADFGLEYYDERDARQGIVHVVGPEQGFTLPGTTIVCGDSHTSTHGAFGALAQGIGTSEVEHVLATQTLIQSKAKNMRVIVDGKLPKGVGAKDIILAIIGEIGTAGGTGHVIEYAGEAIRELSIEGRMTICNMSIEGGARAGLIAPDEKTYAYLKDRPKAPKGEAWDRAVAYWESLKTDDGAVFDKEIRLDAANLPPIVSWGTSPEDVISVTGEVPDPDAIPDENKRRSKWRALEYMDLKPGTKITDIRLDRVFIGSCTNARIEDLRAAAAIVAGQKVADHVQAMVVPGSGLVKLQAEAEGLDKIFLEAGFEWREPGCSMCLAMNADRLEAGERCASTSNRNFEGRQGFKGRTHLVSPSMAAAAAIAGHFVDIRELETAAYAMS
- a CDS encoding DUF5367 family protein, encoding MIRPVLIALTAGIVLTALLFAIFLWLGPLFFLDGRRPFQINFTVGALAGLVIGIVLARWRVTVAIGGLRAAALVAIPGMLVMAAVGSHFQVFFPALDPALDKVFGSWMLWFYGFMLIGGGVACPARRKQKDDNDKTNQGG